A single Hippopotamus amphibius kiboko isolate mHipAmp2 chromosome 5, mHipAmp2.hap2, whole genome shotgun sequence DNA region contains:
- the SEC31B gene encoding protein transport protein Sec31B isoform X5 codes for MKLKELERPAVQVWSPASQYPVYLATGTAAQQLDASFSTDGTLEIFEVDFRDPSLDLKRKGVLSASSRFHKLIWGTFDNGLLEGSGVIAGGGDNGMLTVYNVTHILSSGKEPVIAQRQKHTGAVRALDFNPFQGNLLASGAGDSEIFIWDLNNLSVPMTPGSKSQQPPEDIKALSWNRQVQHILSSAHPSGKAVVWDLRKNEPIIKVSDHSNRMHCSGLAWHPDTATQLVLCSEDDRLPVIQLWDLRFASSPLKVLESHSRGILSVSWSHADPELLLSSAKDNQILCWNLGSSEVVYKLPTLSSWCFDLQWCPRDPSVFSAASFDGWISLYSVMGRSWEVQQMRQADKISSSFSKGQPLPPLQVPEQVAQASLIPPLKKPPKWMRRPAGVLFAFGGKLVTFGLPSNPVHQIPQPCLRLVFISQVTTEPEFLMRSAELQEALGSGSLLNYCQNKIQQASLQSEKMLWQFLKVTLEKDSRMKFLKLLGYSKDELQKRVATWLKSDLGLGESPQPKEDDLNSNRQQAFCIQTSKHTTEEVSASSTFFGELVPQNMTPWEIPITEDTDGLLSQALLLGELGPAVKLCLKEERFADAIILAQAGGADLLKQTQECYLAKKKTRIAPLLACVIQKNWKDMVCACSLKNWREALALLLTYSGPEKFPELCDMLGTRMEQEGGRALTSEARLCYVCSGSVERLVECWAKCHRTSSPMALQDLMEKVMVLNRSLRLLQGPDGVSPGPATTYRITQYANLLAAQGSLVTAMSYLPSDCAQPPIQQLRDRLFHAQGSGLLGQQSPPFPSPRVAVGATPHSQEASSPRLGFQSSHQVPTASLRPRILTPPSSLVMPLTPSHPSPYQGSRVQNTSDYRPSGFQEAQPLPLVPGVRPALSQPQLLGGQRAQAPNPMGFPGTWPLPSPPTAPPDMMQPGSASLPEAPQLRPLLPVRAPGFGPMRSQPLAPPVSFSVARPPGGPGAPCASDFPMTGILTPHPGPQDSLKNAPVPRGNLQRKKLPETFMPPAPITAPVMCLAPEPRGVHSSQPAVPSVSHAPPGAPGELSLQQLQRPPEKMDRKELPPEHQLLKISFQALLQRCSLSATDLKTKRKLDEAAQRLECLYEKLCEGTANPSTALTSCPGWAPRGCPMCGRRKL; via the exons ATGAAGCTGAAGGAACTTGAGCGGCCAGCTGTGCAAGTGTGGAGCCCAGCCAGCCAGTACCCTGTGTATCTGGCCACAG GAACAGCTGCCCAGCAGCTAGATGCCTCCTTTAGTACAGATGGCACATTGGAAATCTTTGAGGTTGATTTCAGGGACCCCTCTCTGGACTTGAAACGCAAGGGAgtcctttctgcctccagcag GTTTCACAAGCTGATCTGGGGGACCTTTGACAATGGGCTTCTGGAAGGCTCCGGGGTTATTGCAGGCGGCGGGGACAATGGCATGCTTACTGTATACAATGTGACCCACATCCTGTCTTCGGGAAAGGAGCCTGTGATTGCCCAGAGACAGAAGCACACGGGGGCTGTCAGAGCCCTTGACTTTAATCCTTTCCAG GGCAACCTCCTGGCCTCAGGAGCTGGTGATTCTGAAATCTTCATTTGGGATTTGAATAACCTGAGTGTGCCAATGACCCCAGGATCTAAGTCACAG CAGCCCCCAGAAGACATCAAGGCACTCTCTTGGAACCGTCAAGTTCAACACATTCTGTCTTCTGCTCACCCCAGCGGCAAGGCGGTTGTGTGGGATCTCAGGAAGAATGAACCTATCATCAAAGTCAGTGATCACAGCAACAGG ATGCACTGCTCAGGCCTGGCCTGGCACCCAGACACAGCCACTCAGTTGGTGCTATGTTCAGAAGATGATCGTCTTCCAGTAATTCAGCTGTGGGACTTGCGCTTTGCCTCCTCACCCCTGAAGGTGTTAGAGAGTCACAGCAG GGGGATCCTGTCAGTGTCATGGAGTCATGCTGATCCTGAGCTGCTGCTCAGTAGTGCCAAGGACAACCAGATCTTGTGCTGGAACCTGGGGAGCAGCGAG GTGGTATATAAGCTGCCCACACTGAGCAGCTGGTGCTTTGACTTACAGTGGTGCCCTCGGGACCCTTCGGTGTTCTCTGCTGCCTCTTTCGATGGCTGGATCAGTTTATACTCTGTGATGGGTAGGAGCTGGGAAGTCCAGCAGATGAGACAGGCTGACAAG ATCTCTTCTTCCTTCAGCAAAGGCCAGCCTCTCCCACCACTGCAGGTGCCAGAGCAAGTGGCCCAAGCATCATTGATACCTCCCCTGAAAAAACCCCCCAAATGGATGAGGAGGCCAGCAGGTGTTTTATTTGCT TTTGGGGGGAAGCTGGTTACCTTTGGCCTCCCCAGCAACCCTGTCCATCAGATACCACAGCCTTGCCTCCGCCTAGTCTTCATCAGTCAAGTCACCACAGAACCTGAATTCCTCATGCGATCAGCTGAGCTGCAGGAGGCCCTGGGATCAGGCAGTCTCCTGAATTACTGTCAGAACAAGATCCAGCAAGCATCACTGCAAAGCGAAAAGATGCTGTGGCAGTTCCTGAAG GTGACCTTAGAGAAGGACTCCAGAATGAAATTCCTAAAGCTATTAGGATACAGTAAAGATGAACTTCAGAAGAGG GTGGCCACATGGTTGAAGAGTGATTTGGGGCTGGGTGAGAGCCCTCAGCCCAAGGAAGATGACCTTAACAGTAACAGACAACAGGCCTTCTGCATCCAG ACCTCCAAACATACCACCGAGGAAGTCTCCGCCTCCTCAACTTTCTTTGGTGAGCTGGTCCCTCAGAACATGACTCCGTGGGAGATCCCCATCACAGAAG ACACAGATGGACTCCTGAGCCAGGCTCTCCTGCTTGGAGAACTGGGCCCTGCTGTGAAGCTGTGTCTGAAGGAAGAGCGCTTTGCTGATGCCATCATCCTGGCCCAGGCTGGGGGCGCAGATCTGCTGAAACAAACACAGGAGTGCTACTTGGCcaagaagaaaaccagaatcGCCCCG CTGCTAGCCTGTGTTATACAGAAGAATTGGAAAGATATGGTGTGTGCCTGTAGCCTGAAGAACTGGAGAGAGGCTTTGGCCCTGCTGCTGACCTACTCAGGGCCAGAGAAATTCCCCGAGCTCTGTG ACATGCTGGGAACTCGCATGGAGCAGGAGGGTGGCAGGGCACTAACCTCCGAAGCCAGACTCTGTTACGTGTGCTCAGGGAGTGTGGAGCGGCTGGTGGAGTGCTGGGCAAAATGCCACCGGACTTCATCCCCCATGGCTCTACAG GACCTGATGGAGAAGGTGATGGTCCTTAACAGGAGCTTGAGGCTACTGCAGGGTCCTGATGGGGTGAGCCCAGGCCCTGCCACGACCTACAGAATCACTCAGTATGCCAACCTGCTGGCAGCCCAGGGCAGCCTGGTCACTGCCATGAGCTACCTACCCAGTGACTGTGCTCAG CCACCAATTCAGCAGCTGAGAGATCGGCTTTTTCACGCCCAGGGTTCTGGTCTCTTGGGCCAGCAgtcaccccctttcccctctccccgGGTTGCTGTGGGAGCTACTCCTCACTCTCAAGAGGCATCATCTCCCAGACTGGGATTCCAGTCTTCTCACCAG GTTCCAACTGCATCTCTAAGGCCAAGGATTCTTACACCTCCATCATCACTTGTGATGCCCTTGACACCTTCCCATCCTAGCCCTTAtcagggctccagagtgcagaATACAAGTGACTACAGGCCATCTGGGTTCCAGGAAGCCCAGCCTTTGCCCCTGGTCCCTGGGGTAAGGCCTG CTTTATCTCAGCCACAGCTCTTAGGAGGGCAAAGAGCACAGGCTCCTAACCCCATGGGATTCCCTGGAACATGGCCTCTTCCTAGTCCACCCACGGCACCCCCAGACATGATGCAgcctggctctgcctccctgCCTGAGGCTCCTCAGTTGCGTCCTCTGCTTCCTGTGAGAGCACCAGGCTTCGGCCCTATGCGCTCCCAGCCTCTAGCTCCTCCTGTCAGCTTCTCTGTGGCACGCCCTCCAGGAGGGCCAGGTGCTCCATGTGCTAGTGACTTCCCAATGACTGGCATCTTGACTCCTCACCCAG GACCTCAAGATTCCTTGAAAAATGCTCCAGTGCCCCGGGGAAACCTCCAGAGGAAAAAG ttGCCAGAGACATTTATGCCCCCAGCACCAATTACTGCTCCAGTTATGTGCCTCGCCCCTGAGCCACGAGGGGTCCATTCCTCACAGCCCGCCGTCCCCAGTGTGAGTCACGCTCCCCCTGGAGCCCCAGGAGAACTCAGCCTGCAG CAACTTCAGCGGCCACCTGAGAAGATGGACAGGAAGGAGCTGCCCCCTGAACATCAGTTGTTGAAGATCAGCTTTCAGGCACTTCTACAGCGCTGCTCCCTGTCTGCCACTGACTTA AAGACAAAACGGAAGCTGGATGAAGCAGCCCAACGTCTAGAATGTCTATATGAGAAGCTCTGTGAGGGAACA GCCAATCCCTCCACAGCTCTCACCTCCTGTCCTGGCTGGGCTCCACGAGGTTGCCCGATGTGTGGACGCCGGAAGCTTTGA
- the SEC31B gene encoding protein transport protein Sec31B isoform X13: MKLKELERPAVQVWSPASQYPVYLATGTAAQQLDASFSTDGTLEIFEVDFRDPSLDLKRKGVLSASSRFHKLIWGTFDNGLLEGSGVIAGGGDNGMLTVYNVTHILSSGKEPVIAQRQKHTGAVRALDFNPFQGNLLASGAGDSEIFIWDLNNLSVPMTPGSKSQQPPEDIKALSWNRQVQHILSSAHPSGKAVVWDLRKNEPIIKVSDHSNRMHCSGLAWHPDTATQLVLCSEDDRLPVIQLWDLRFASSPLKVLESHSRGILSVSWSHADPELLLSSAKDNQILCWNLGSSEVVYKLPTLSSWCFDLQWCPRDPSVFSAASFDGWISLYSVMGRSWEVQQMRQADKISSSFSKGQPLPPLQVPEQVAQASLIPPLKKPPKWMRRPAGVLFAFGGKLVTFGLPSNPVHQIPQPCLRLVFISQVTTEPEFLMRSAELQEALGSGSLLNYCQNKIQQASLQSEKMLWQFLKVTLEKDSRMKFLKLLGYSKDELQKRVATWLKSDLGLGESPQPKEDDLNSNRQQAFCIQTSKHTTEEVSASSTFFGELVPQNMTPWEIPITEDTDGLLSQALLLGELGPAVKLCLKEERFADAIILAQAGGADLLKQTQECYLAKKKTRIAPLLACVIQKNWKDMVCACSLKNWREALALLLTYSGPEKFPELCDMLGTRMEQEGGRALTSEARLCYVCSGSVERLVECWAKCHRTSSPMALQDLMEKVMVLNRSLRLLQGPDGVSPGPATTYRITQYANLLAAQGSLVTAMSYLPSDCAQPPIQQLRDRLFHAQGSGLLGQQSPPFPSPRVAVGATPHSQEASSPRLGFQSSHQVPTASLRPRILTPPSSLVMPLTPSHPSPYQGSRVQNTSDYRPSGFQEAQPLPLVPGVRPALSQPQLLGGQRAQAPNPMGFPGTWPLPSPPTAPPDMMQPGSASLPEAPQLRPLLPVRAPGFGPMRSQPLAPPVSFSVARPPGGPGAPCASDFPMTGILTPHPVARDIYAPSTNYCSSYVPRP; the protein is encoded by the exons ATGAAGCTGAAGGAACTTGAGCGGCCAGCTGTGCAAGTGTGGAGCCCAGCCAGCCAGTACCCTGTGTATCTGGCCACAG GAACAGCTGCCCAGCAGCTAGATGCCTCCTTTAGTACAGATGGCACATTGGAAATCTTTGAGGTTGATTTCAGGGACCCCTCTCTGGACTTGAAACGCAAGGGAgtcctttctgcctccagcag GTTTCACAAGCTGATCTGGGGGACCTTTGACAATGGGCTTCTGGAAGGCTCCGGGGTTATTGCAGGCGGCGGGGACAATGGCATGCTTACTGTATACAATGTGACCCACATCCTGTCTTCGGGAAAGGAGCCTGTGATTGCCCAGAGACAGAAGCACACGGGGGCTGTCAGAGCCCTTGACTTTAATCCTTTCCAG GGCAACCTCCTGGCCTCAGGAGCTGGTGATTCTGAAATCTTCATTTGGGATTTGAATAACCTGAGTGTGCCAATGACCCCAGGATCTAAGTCACAG CAGCCCCCAGAAGACATCAAGGCACTCTCTTGGAACCGTCAAGTTCAACACATTCTGTCTTCTGCTCACCCCAGCGGCAAGGCGGTTGTGTGGGATCTCAGGAAGAATGAACCTATCATCAAAGTCAGTGATCACAGCAACAGG ATGCACTGCTCAGGCCTGGCCTGGCACCCAGACACAGCCACTCAGTTGGTGCTATGTTCAGAAGATGATCGTCTTCCAGTAATTCAGCTGTGGGACTTGCGCTTTGCCTCCTCACCCCTGAAGGTGTTAGAGAGTCACAGCAG GGGGATCCTGTCAGTGTCATGGAGTCATGCTGATCCTGAGCTGCTGCTCAGTAGTGCCAAGGACAACCAGATCTTGTGCTGGAACCTGGGGAGCAGCGAG GTGGTATATAAGCTGCCCACACTGAGCAGCTGGTGCTTTGACTTACAGTGGTGCCCTCGGGACCCTTCGGTGTTCTCTGCTGCCTCTTTCGATGGCTGGATCAGTTTATACTCTGTGATGGGTAGGAGCTGGGAAGTCCAGCAGATGAGACAGGCTGACAAG ATCTCTTCTTCCTTCAGCAAAGGCCAGCCTCTCCCACCACTGCAGGTGCCAGAGCAAGTGGCCCAAGCATCATTGATACCTCCCCTGAAAAAACCCCCCAAATGGATGAGGAGGCCAGCAGGTGTTTTATTTGCT TTTGGGGGGAAGCTGGTTACCTTTGGCCTCCCCAGCAACCCTGTCCATCAGATACCACAGCCTTGCCTCCGCCTAGTCTTCATCAGTCAAGTCACCACAGAACCTGAATTCCTCATGCGATCAGCTGAGCTGCAGGAGGCCCTGGGATCAGGCAGTCTCCTGAATTACTGTCAGAACAAGATCCAGCAAGCATCACTGCAAAGCGAAAAGATGCTGTGGCAGTTCCTGAAG GTGACCTTAGAGAAGGACTCCAGAATGAAATTCCTAAAGCTATTAGGATACAGTAAAGATGAACTTCAGAAGAGG GTGGCCACATGGTTGAAGAGTGATTTGGGGCTGGGTGAGAGCCCTCAGCCCAAGGAAGATGACCTTAACAGTAACAGACAACAGGCCTTCTGCATCCAG ACCTCCAAACATACCACCGAGGAAGTCTCCGCCTCCTCAACTTTCTTTGGTGAGCTGGTCCCTCAGAACATGACTCCGTGGGAGATCCCCATCACAGAAG ACACAGATGGACTCCTGAGCCAGGCTCTCCTGCTTGGAGAACTGGGCCCTGCTGTGAAGCTGTGTCTGAAGGAAGAGCGCTTTGCTGATGCCATCATCCTGGCCCAGGCTGGGGGCGCAGATCTGCTGAAACAAACACAGGAGTGCTACTTGGCcaagaagaaaaccagaatcGCCCCG CTGCTAGCCTGTGTTATACAGAAGAATTGGAAAGATATGGTGTGTGCCTGTAGCCTGAAGAACTGGAGAGAGGCTTTGGCCCTGCTGCTGACCTACTCAGGGCCAGAGAAATTCCCCGAGCTCTGTG ACATGCTGGGAACTCGCATGGAGCAGGAGGGTGGCAGGGCACTAACCTCCGAAGCCAGACTCTGTTACGTGTGCTCAGGGAGTGTGGAGCGGCTGGTGGAGTGCTGGGCAAAATGCCACCGGACTTCATCCCCCATGGCTCTACAG GACCTGATGGAGAAGGTGATGGTCCTTAACAGGAGCTTGAGGCTACTGCAGGGTCCTGATGGGGTGAGCCCAGGCCCTGCCACGACCTACAGAATCACTCAGTATGCCAACCTGCTGGCAGCCCAGGGCAGCCTGGTCACTGCCATGAGCTACCTACCCAGTGACTGTGCTCAG CCACCAATTCAGCAGCTGAGAGATCGGCTTTTTCACGCCCAGGGTTCTGGTCTCTTGGGCCAGCAgtcaccccctttcccctctccccgGGTTGCTGTGGGAGCTACTCCTCACTCTCAAGAGGCATCATCTCCCAGACTGGGATTCCAGTCTTCTCACCAG GTTCCAACTGCATCTCTAAGGCCAAGGATTCTTACACCTCCATCATCACTTGTGATGCCCTTGACACCTTCCCATCCTAGCCCTTAtcagggctccagagtgcagaATACAAGTGACTACAGGCCATCTGGGTTCCAGGAAGCCCAGCCTTTGCCCCTGGTCCCTGGGGTAAGGCCTG CTTTATCTCAGCCACAGCTCTTAGGAGGGCAAAGAGCACAGGCTCCTAACCCCATGGGATTCCCTGGAACATGGCCTCTTCCTAGTCCACCCACGGCACCCCCAGACATGATGCAgcctggctctgcctccctgCCTGAGGCTCCTCAGTTGCGTCCTCTGCTTCCTGTGAGAGCACCAGGCTTCGGCCCTATGCGCTCCCAGCCTCTAGCTCCTCCTGTCAGCTTCTCTGTGGCACGCCCTCCAGGAGGGCCAGGTGCTCCATGTGCTAGTGACTTCCCAATGACTGGCATCTTGACTCCTCACCCAG ttGCCAGAGACATTTATGCCCCCAGCACCAATTACTGCTCCAGTTATGTGCCTCGCCCCTGA
- the SEC31B gene encoding protein transport protein Sec31B isoform X3 translates to MKLKELERPAVQVWSPASQYPVYLATGTAAQQLDASFSTDGTLEIFEVDFRDPSLDLKRKGVLSASSRFHKLIWGTFDNGLLEGSGVIAGGGDNGMLTVYNVTHILSSGKEPVIAQRQKHTGAVRALDFNPFQGNLLASGAGDSEIFIWDLNNLSVPMTPGSKSQQPPEDIKALSWNRQVQHILSSAHPSGKAVVWDLRKNEPIIKVSDHSNRMHCSGLAWHPDTATQLVLCSEDDRLPVIQLWDLRFASSPLKVLESHSRGILSVSWSHADPELLLSSAKDNQILCWNLGSSEVVYKLPTLSSWCFDLQWCPRDPSVFSAASFDGWISLYSVMGRSWEVQQMRQADKISSSFSKGQPLPPLQVPEQVAQASLIPPLKKPPKWMRRPAGVLFAFGGKLVTFGLPSNPVHQIPQPCLRLVFISQVTTEPEFLMRSAELQEALGSGSLLNYCQNKIQQASLQSEKMLWQFLKVTLEKDSRMKFLKLLGYSKDELQKRVATWLKSDLGLGESPQPKEDDLNSNRQQAFCIQTSKHTTEEVSASSTFFGELVPQNMTPWEIPITEDTDGLLSQALLLGELGPAVKLCLKEERFADAIILAQAGGADLLKQTQECYLAKKKTRIAPLLACVIQKNWKDMVCACSLKNWREALALLLTYSGPEKFPELCDMLGTRMEQEGGRALTSEARLCYVCSGSVERLVECWAKCHRTSSPMALQDLMEKVMVLNRSLRLLQGPDGVSPGPATTYRITQYANLLAAQGSLVTAMSYLPSDCAQPPIQQLRDRLFHAQGSGLLGQQSPPFPSPRVAVGATPHSQEASSPRLGFQSSHQVPTASLRPRILTPPSSLVMPLTPSHPSPYQGSRVQNTSDYRPSGFQEAQPLPLVPGVRPALSQPQLLGGQRAQAPNPMGFPGTWPLPSPPTAPPDMMQPGSASLPEAPQLRPLLPVRAPGFGPMRSQPLAPPVSFSVARPPGGPGAPCASDFPMTGILTPHPGPQDSLKNAPVPRGNLQRKKLPETFMPPAPITAPVMCLAPEPRGVHSSQPAVPSQLQRPPEKMDRKELPPEHQLLKISFQALLQRCSLSATDLKTKRKLDEAAQRLECLYEKLCEGTLSPPVLAGLHEVARCVDAGSFEQGLAVHAQVVSCSSFSEVSSFMPVLKSVLTIAHKLHI, encoded by the exons ATGAAGCTGAAGGAACTTGAGCGGCCAGCTGTGCAAGTGTGGAGCCCAGCCAGCCAGTACCCTGTGTATCTGGCCACAG GAACAGCTGCCCAGCAGCTAGATGCCTCCTTTAGTACAGATGGCACATTGGAAATCTTTGAGGTTGATTTCAGGGACCCCTCTCTGGACTTGAAACGCAAGGGAgtcctttctgcctccagcag GTTTCACAAGCTGATCTGGGGGACCTTTGACAATGGGCTTCTGGAAGGCTCCGGGGTTATTGCAGGCGGCGGGGACAATGGCATGCTTACTGTATACAATGTGACCCACATCCTGTCTTCGGGAAAGGAGCCTGTGATTGCCCAGAGACAGAAGCACACGGGGGCTGTCAGAGCCCTTGACTTTAATCCTTTCCAG GGCAACCTCCTGGCCTCAGGAGCTGGTGATTCTGAAATCTTCATTTGGGATTTGAATAACCTGAGTGTGCCAATGACCCCAGGATCTAAGTCACAG CAGCCCCCAGAAGACATCAAGGCACTCTCTTGGAACCGTCAAGTTCAACACATTCTGTCTTCTGCTCACCCCAGCGGCAAGGCGGTTGTGTGGGATCTCAGGAAGAATGAACCTATCATCAAAGTCAGTGATCACAGCAACAGG ATGCACTGCTCAGGCCTGGCCTGGCACCCAGACACAGCCACTCAGTTGGTGCTATGTTCAGAAGATGATCGTCTTCCAGTAATTCAGCTGTGGGACTTGCGCTTTGCCTCCTCACCCCTGAAGGTGTTAGAGAGTCACAGCAG GGGGATCCTGTCAGTGTCATGGAGTCATGCTGATCCTGAGCTGCTGCTCAGTAGTGCCAAGGACAACCAGATCTTGTGCTGGAACCTGGGGAGCAGCGAG GTGGTATATAAGCTGCCCACACTGAGCAGCTGGTGCTTTGACTTACAGTGGTGCCCTCGGGACCCTTCGGTGTTCTCTGCTGCCTCTTTCGATGGCTGGATCAGTTTATACTCTGTGATGGGTAGGAGCTGGGAAGTCCAGCAGATGAGACAGGCTGACAAG ATCTCTTCTTCCTTCAGCAAAGGCCAGCCTCTCCCACCACTGCAGGTGCCAGAGCAAGTGGCCCAAGCATCATTGATACCTCCCCTGAAAAAACCCCCCAAATGGATGAGGAGGCCAGCAGGTGTTTTATTTGCT TTTGGGGGGAAGCTGGTTACCTTTGGCCTCCCCAGCAACCCTGTCCATCAGATACCACAGCCTTGCCTCCGCCTAGTCTTCATCAGTCAAGTCACCACAGAACCTGAATTCCTCATGCGATCAGCTGAGCTGCAGGAGGCCCTGGGATCAGGCAGTCTCCTGAATTACTGTCAGAACAAGATCCAGCAAGCATCACTGCAAAGCGAAAAGATGCTGTGGCAGTTCCTGAAG GTGACCTTAGAGAAGGACTCCAGAATGAAATTCCTAAAGCTATTAGGATACAGTAAAGATGAACTTCAGAAGAGG GTGGCCACATGGTTGAAGAGTGATTTGGGGCTGGGTGAGAGCCCTCAGCCCAAGGAAGATGACCTTAACAGTAACAGACAACAGGCCTTCTGCATCCAG ACCTCCAAACATACCACCGAGGAAGTCTCCGCCTCCTCAACTTTCTTTGGTGAGCTGGTCCCTCAGAACATGACTCCGTGGGAGATCCCCATCACAGAAG ACACAGATGGACTCCTGAGCCAGGCTCTCCTGCTTGGAGAACTGGGCCCTGCTGTGAAGCTGTGTCTGAAGGAAGAGCGCTTTGCTGATGCCATCATCCTGGCCCAGGCTGGGGGCGCAGATCTGCTGAAACAAACACAGGAGTGCTACTTGGCcaagaagaaaaccagaatcGCCCCG CTGCTAGCCTGTGTTATACAGAAGAATTGGAAAGATATGGTGTGTGCCTGTAGCCTGAAGAACTGGAGAGAGGCTTTGGCCCTGCTGCTGACCTACTCAGGGCCAGAGAAATTCCCCGAGCTCTGTG ACATGCTGGGAACTCGCATGGAGCAGGAGGGTGGCAGGGCACTAACCTCCGAAGCCAGACTCTGTTACGTGTGCTCAGGGAGTGTGGAGCGGCTGGTGGAGTGCTGGGCAAAATGCCACCGGACTTCATCCCCCATGGCTCTACAG GACCTGATGGAGAAGGTGATGGTCCTTAACAGGAGCTTGAGGCTACTGCAGGGTCCTGATGGGGTGAGCCCAGGCCCTGCCACGACCTACAGAATCACTCAGTATGCCAACCTGCTGGCAGCCCAGGGCAGCCTGGTCACTGCCATGAGCTACCTACCCAGTGACTGTGCTCAG CCACCAATTCAGCAGCTGAGAGATCGGCTTTTTCACGCCCAGGGTTCTGGTCTCTTGGGCCAGCAgtcaccccctttcccctctccccgGGTTGCTGTGGGAGCTACTCCTCACTCTCAAGAGGCATCATCTCCCAGACTGGGATTCCAGTCTTCTCACCAG GTTCCAACTGCATCTCTAAGGCCAAGGATTCTTACACCTCCATCATCACTTGTGATGCCCTTGACACCTTCCCATCCTAGCCCTTAtcagggctccagagtgcagaATACAAGTGACTACAGGCCATCTGGGTTCCAGGAAGCCCAGCCTTTGCCCCTGGTCCCTGGGGTAAGGCCTG CTTTATCTCAGCCACAGCTCTTAGGAGGGCAAAGAGCACAGGCTCCTAACCCCATGGGATTCCCTGGAACATGGCCTCTTCCTAGTCCACCCACGGCACCCCCAGACATGATGCAgcctggctctgcctccctgCCTGAGGCTCCTCAGTTGCGTCCTCTGCTTCCTGTGAGAGCACCAGGCTTCGGCCCTATGCGCTCCCAGCCTCTAGCTCCTCCTGTCAGCTTCTCTGTGGCACGCCCTCCAGGAGGGCCAGGTGCTCCATGTGCTAGTGACTTCCCAATGACTGGCATCTTGACTCCTCACCCAG GACCTCAAGATTCCTTGAAAAATGCTCCAGTGCCCCGGGGAAACCTCCAGAGGAAAAAG ttGCCAGAGACATTTATGCCCCCAGCACCAATTACTGCTCCAGTTATGTGCCTCGCCCCTGAGCCACGAGGGGTCCATTCCTCACAGCCCGCCGTCCCCAGT CAACTTCAGCGGCCACCTGAGAAGATGGACAGGAAGGAGCTGCCCCCTGAACATCAGTTGTTGAAGATCAGCTTTCAGGCACTTCTACAGCGCTGCTCCCTGTCTGCCACTGACTTA AAGACAAAACGGAAGCTGGATGAAGCAGCCCAACGTCTAGAATGTCTATATGAGAAGCTCTGTGAGGGAACA CTCTCACCTCCTGTCCTGGCTGGGCTCCACGAGGTTGCCCGATGTGTGGACGCCGGAAGCTTTGAGCAGGGCCTTGCAGTGCATGCCCAGGTGGTGAGCTGCAGCAGCTTCAGCGAGGTCTCCAGCTTCATGCCTGTCCTGAAGTCTGTCCTCACCATTGCTCATAAGCTGCACATCTAA